Below is a window of Rhizobium sullae DNA.
CATCAGCGGCGGCGAGCCGGGCGAGTAGAACGGGCAGGGAGCGACCGGACTTCCCGACCAGACCGTATTGAGCGGCACGAGATCGGCAAGGTTGCGGGTATTGATCAACGGCTCGCGGATATTGGCATAGGAAACACCCGGCAGGCTGCCGAGGAAGGCGTCCGTTGCGTTGAGTGTCTCGATCCGCGCGCCAAACCCTTCCGCCTGGATCAGCCGGCGAATGGCTTCACACTTTTCCTGCAGGCGCGGCTGCTCGTCGTCGAAGAGGACGATGACGGGTGTGTAATAACCATAGGCAACGAGCTGCGAGGCCGCTTGCGCGATCGCATCTTCCGTCTCGGCCACCATCGTCATGGCGTCCTGGTCGAGCGAGCGGCTCTGCGTCTGGAACAGTTGGTCGAAGAAGGGTCGTACTTTCTGTTGCCATTTCTTGCGGGTGCGTTCCAACCGCGTCCGCGCCTCCTGTTCATCGAGGAAGACGAAGCGCGAGGACCAGCGATAGGTCAGCGGCATGAGATCAAGTGCATTGAGAATGCCCGGCCAACTCTCAGCCGGCAGGCCATCGATCGCCACGACGCCGAGAAAGCGGTTCTCGATCGTCGGCGTCAGACCGTGCTGAAGCTCTGCTGTCACCAGCCAGTCGAGATACATCGGGATATCCGGCAGGCGTACCGGGTGATTTTCGCCGGTGATGCAGAAGCGAATGAACTGGAAGAGGTCGTCGTAGCGTGCGACCCGGAATCCGCCGCGGTCCCCGGTCTCCTGCGTCATCATCCGGCGGATGGAAACGATATTGGCGAGATACTGCCCGATCTCGCGGATCGAGGTGCGGAAGGCGTCGAGAACGCCATCGGCATAGGAGGCGGAACGGCTGGCGGCATCCGAATAGACGTAGCGTGTCAATCCGGATCGCCGCGGCTCCGGTGGCCGCCACGTCAGGATCAGCGCATGCCGGCTCTCGAAATGCCCCCGCTCCCGCCCGAAATGCGCCCGCCGCTCCGCATCGATCGCACGCGTCACCGCATCCGGAAAATGGCAATCTGCCTCATCAGGATAATCGGTGGTCGGAACGCGCGCCGCCTCGACCTGGATCATCCAGCCGGAGCCGAGGCGCGCCAGGATCGTATTGATCTGACGGCTGATCTCGTTTCGTTCAGTGTCGGTCGAGCTCTCGCTGTCCGGACCGGCGAAATACCAGCCGGCCATCAGGCTGCCGTCCTTCAGGAGCATGATGCCGTTGTCGACCAGGCCCGCATAGGGAACGAGGTCGGCAAACGTCGGACCGGAATGCCGGAATTGCTTCAAGGCTACCATGTCGCGGCCTCAGTAACGCCGCCAGGGCGACGGAGTGGCCCTGTAGAACGATTTGTAAGAGACGTGCCTGAGATAGACCCGGCGCATCAGCGGATCGGCCTTGGCCATCATGCGAAGGGCCGCGACGGCAACCAGCCAGAACATCATCCCGAAGATTGCCGCATACCAGGTAAGCACGACGAAGATCAGGATCACGGCCGCGAGCCCGCTCAGGAGCACCAGTTCGCGATCCGCGCCCATCAGCAGATTGGGCCGCGACAATGCACGATGGATTCGTGAGCGGATAAGATTGGAGCCGGACTCAGCCATGCGCCCTCTCCCCTTCCCGCTCGGCGGACGCCATCTGCCAGCTCAGGCTCTCGTGCATCTTTGGCTCGAGGCTGCCGATCGTGGCACCGGTTGCGCCGAACAGGCCGACGATCTGGGTGGCGCCGAGCAGAACGCCGCCAACCAGCGCGATGTAGCAAAGCCGTCTGGCAAAGTCGTTGAGCTCGCCGCCGAAGATCAGCATGCCGCCGGCGATTGCCACCGCCGCCAGCGCGATGAAGCCGGCGACAGGGCCAGTGATCGATTGCTGTATCTGTTGGAGCGGCGCCTCCCAGGGCAGGCCACCGCCACCGGATGATGCGAGTGCCGGCGACGCCAGCATCACCGACAATAGAAGAGCAACAGCTCCAGCTCTCAATATAGTGTGACGCTTACGCTGCATGGCTGACCTCATCTATCTGGGCACAGTGTTGGGTTTGATACGTCGCGCCGCTAAAACCTGCGACATGGATCACATCGCGAACACGCCGGCTTCTCCCCGCTCGCTCGATTGAGACGACGAGATCGACGGCTTCACCGATCACCTCGCGCATCGGCTGGTGGCTGACCTCCGCGGTGAGCTGCTCGAGGCGGCGCAGGGCGGACATTGCCGTATTGGAATGCACAGTGGTGACGCCGCCCGGATGACCGGTGTTCCAGGCCTTGAGCAGCGTGAGAGCCGCGCCATCGCGGACTTCCCCGACGATGATCCTGTCCGGGCGCAAGCGCATCGTGCTCTTGAGCAGTCGCGCCATGTCGATGCCGTCGCTCGTGTGGAGGCACACCGCGTTCTCGGCCGCGCACTGGATCTCCGCGG
It encodes the following:
- a CDS encoding conjugal transfer protein TrbE, with amino-acid sequence MVALKQFRHSGPTFADLVPYAGLVDNGIMLLKDGSLMAGWYFAGPDSESSTDTERNEISRQINTILARLGSGWMIQVEAARVPTTDYPDEADCHFPDAVTRAIDAERRAHFGRERGHFESRHALILTWRPPEPRRSGLTRYVYSDAASRSASYADGVLDAFRTSIREIGQYLANIVSIRRMMTQETGDRGGFRVARYDDLFQFIRFCITGENHPVRLPDIPMYLDWLVTAELQHGLTPTIENRFLGVVAIDGLPAESWPGILNALDLMPLTYRWSSRFVFLDEQEARTRLERTRKKWQQKVRPFFDQLFQTQSRSLDQDAMTMVAETEDAIAQAASQLVAYGYYTPVIVLFDDEQPRLQEKCEAIRRLIQAEGFGARIETLNATDAFLGSLPGVSYANIREPLINTRNLADLVPLNTVWSGSPVAPCPFYSPGSPPLMQVASGSTPFRLNLHVDDVGHTLIFGPTGSGKSTLLALIAAQFRRYDGAQVFAFDKGRSMLPLTLATGSDHYEIGGETSGGGEAASPPLAFCPLGELSGDGDRAWAAEWLETLVALQGVTVTPDHRNAISRQIALMAQSRGRSLSDFVSGVQMREIKDALHHYTVDGPMGQLLDAEEDGLTLGAFQCFEVEELMNMGERNLVPVLTYLFRRVEKRLTGAPSLIILDEAWLMLGHPLFRDKIREWLKVLRKANCAVVLATQSISDAERSGTIDVLKESCPTKICLPNGAAREPGTREFYERIGFNERQIEIVATALPKREYYVASPDGRRLFDMALGPVALSFVGASGKEDLKRIRALHFEHGNEWPKHWLKQRGIAHAPTDLQID
- a CDS encoding conjugal transfer protein TrbD, with product MAESGSNLIRSRIHRALSRPNLLMGADRELVLLSGLAAVILIFVVLTWYAAIFGMMFWLVAVAALRMMAKADPLMRRVYLRHVSYKSFYRATPSPWRRY
- a CDS encoding TrbC/VirB2 family protein codes for the protein MQRKRHTILRAGAVALLLSVMLASPALASSGGGGLPWEAPLQQIQQSITGPVAGFIALAAVAIAGGMLIFGGELNDFARRLCYIALVGGVLLGATQIVGLFGATGATIGSLEPKMHESLSWQMASAEREGERAHG